The following are encoded together in the Gemmatimonadaceae bacterium genome:
- a CDS encoding acyl-CoA carboxylase subunit beta: MTARLRALSDALRELEDRLRQGGGPDKIARQHKQGKLTARERVAKLCDADTPFLEIGLLVAHDQYDGQAPGAGVVTGIGLVEGRETVIVANDATVKAGSWWPETIRKILRAQEIAMRCHIPIVYLVDSAGVNLPYQGGVFPGQYGASRIFYYNSIMRRYLHVPQLAAVMGPCIAGGAYLPALSDVIVMVKGTSFMGLGGPNLVKGATGQVIDGETLGGAGTHTAISGVAHYAVDHDAAGLEKLRALMAMLPPPTLPAWRPAEPPARDPESLYDLLPADHRMSYDMHEILGAVLDGGRIDEFQADLAREMICGDAHIEGIPVGVIANQRGLIKGRAGERPRFGGIVYAESAEKVAFFIDRCDRQRIPLLFVQDVSGFMVGPDAEHEGIIRAGARFVEAMATARVPKVVLTVNHASGAGYYAMAGQGFDPDFIFSWPTGRMAVMEGESAVQAVHGPAIEAARAAGKAPAAEVTSAMDEMREDYEHQLDARYAGARGYVDAIVYPEHTRRTLAMAFRAAAQNPGPHLGAFVLPAHFNDS, translated from the coding sequence GTGACGGCGCGGCTGCGGGCGCTCAGCGACGCCCTGCGCGAACTCGAGGATCGCCTCCGCCAGGGGGGCGGGCCCGACAAGATCGCCCGCCAGCACAAGCAGGGAAAACTCACGGCGCGCGAGCGCGTGGCCAAACTGTGCGACGCCGATACGCCCTTTCTCGAGATCGGGCTGCTCGTGGCCCACGATCAATACGACGGCCAGGCGCCCGGCGCCGGCGTCGTGACCGGCATCGGGCTGGTCGAGGGGCGCGAGACGGTCATCGTCGCCAACGACGCGACCGTGAAGGCCGGTTCGTGGTGGCCGGAGACGATCCGCAAGATCCTCCGCGCCCAGGAGATCGCCATGCGCTGCCACATCCCGATCGTCTACCTGGTCGATTCGGCGGGGGTGAACCTGCCGTATCAGGGCGGCGTGTTTCCCGGGCAGTACGGCGCCAGTCGCATCTTCTATTACAATTCCATTATGCGGCGGTACCTGCACGTGCCGCAGCTGGCCGCCGTCATGGGCCCGTGCATCGCCGGCGGCGCCTATCTGCCGGCGCTCTCCGACGTGATCGTGATGGTCAAGGGCACCTCGTTCATGGGGCTGGGCGGGCCGAATCTGGTGAAGGGCGCCACCGGGCAGGTGATCGACGGCGAGACCCTGGGCGGCGCCGGCACCCATACCGCCATCAGCGGCGTGGCCCACTACGCGGTGGACCACGATGCCGCCGGCCTCGAGAAGCTGCGCGCCCTCATGGCCATGCTCCCGCCCCCCACGCTGCCGGCATGGCGCCCGGCCGAGCCGCCGGCCCGTGACCCCGAGTCGCTCTACGACCTGCTGCCCGCCGATCACCGCATGTCGTACGACATGCACGAGATCCTGGGCGCGGTGCTCGACGGCGGCCGGATCGACGAATTCCAGGCCGACCTGGCGCGCGAGATGATCTGCGGCGACGCGCACATCGAGGGCATTCCGGTGGGTGTGATCGCCAACCAGCGCGGGCTCATCAAGGGCCGCGCCGGCGAGCGCCCGAGATTCGGCGGCATCGTCTACGCGGAGAGCGCCGAGAAGGTGGCGTTCTTCATCGACCGCTGCGACCGCCAGCGCATCCCGCTGCTGTTCGTGCAGGATGTCTCGGGGTTCATGGTCGGCCCCGACGCCGAGCACGAGGGGATCATCCGTGCCGGCGCCCGGTTCGTGGAGGCGATGGCCACGGCCCGCGTGCCCAAGGTGGTGCTCACCGTGAACCACGCCTCCGGCGCCGGCTACTACGCCATGGCGGGGCAGGGGTTCGACCCCGATTTCATCTTCAGCTGGCCCACCGGCCGCATGGCGGTGATGGAGGGTGAATCGGCGGTGCAGGCGGTGCACGGGCCGGCCATCGAGGCAGCCCGAGCCGCCGGCAAGGCGCCGGCGGCCGAGGTCACGAGCGCCATGGACGAGATGCGCGAGGACTACGAGCACCAGCTGGACGCCAGGTACGCCGGCGCCCGCGGGTACGTGGACGCCATCGTGTATCCCGAACACACCCGCCGCACGCTCGCCATGGCCTTTCGCGCCGCGGCCCAGAATCCGGGGCCGCACCTGGGCGCGTTCGTACTTCCCGCACACTTCAACGACTCATGA
- a CDS encoding DUF3656 domain-containing protein: protein MPASPIPELLAPAGSLDAVRAALANGADAVYMGAERWNARDEGAQLSLDEVEEACRLAHERGRRIYLTFNILFKPAELVDALLFLGEAVDRGIDAAIVQDIGAIRLIQRIYPHLEIHGSTQMTVHDASGAAVLRELGVDRVVLARENTLDDIRSIRAAVPELGLESFVHGALCISYSGQCYMSGMISERSANRGSCAQSCRKDYVLTDVANGAELDRGYLISARDLAAYEHLPEIADSGIACLKVEGRKKKPEYVATVTRTYRGFLDRVARGDRTPIDESEVQPLVQIFSRGFTGGMFGGRAGKDYVTRTQPDNRGALLGTVVDVERGEVIVELSTPLQVGDGVGFEAPDGLGGASVGGTVSALRTLSSGGTVRQAISPRFRVEPGWKVLRTSEAALLAQARASFSALPSHIRAHKARLDVRLFGTAGSPLKATFAAGGESVTVQSEATLSPATKRPLDSAVLREQLGRLGDTPFALTRLDSGGLASGLFIPVSELNHLRQRAVDELLRRRNWALEAAHAERRANVERATQDVDAGTAPDAAASTPPAYRLLAEVYDLDDAAAAADAGATEIVLDPFLRHPAPALSQVKTLAQTLSARGVSLRLRAPTIVRPEDRRAIQKWLDLGLPVQTGHLGLVAELSRQGRDVTADYAVNVMNAHTAAEIFRLGARRLTASIELTADEIRDLVAPWAGRGFDVLVYGRPEGMTLEHCVLSAAFDREPTTCRDLCVQKHPNVQLTDPTGYAFPVATDSACRNRLLHSRPVEGSEFMPRLWDAGVRGYRAVFNVPGDRVAEIVAGYRESLEGLARGERARPSRVRELVGGAFTRGHFARAV from the coding sequence ATGCCGGCCTCGCCCATTCCCGAACTGCTCGCCCCCGCGGGGTCGCTCGACGCCGTGCGCGCCGCGCTGGCCAATGGGGCCGACGCCGTGTACATGGGCGCCGAGCGATGGAACGCCCGCGACGAGGGCGCCCAGCTCTCGCTCGACGAGGTGGAAGAGGCCTGCCGGCTGGCGCACGAGCGCGGCCGCCGCATCTACCTCACGTTCAACATCCTGTTCAAGCCCGCCGAGTTGGTGGACGCGCTGCTCTTCCTGGGCGAGGCCGTCGACCGCGGCATCGACGCCGCCATCGTCCAGGACATCGGCGCCATCCGGCTCATCCAGCGCATCTATCCGCACCTCGAGATCCACGGCTCCACCCAGATGACGGTGCACGACGCCAGCGGCGCCGCGGTGCTCCGCGAGCTCGGCGTGGATCGCGTGGTGCTGGCCCGCGAGAATACGCTCGACGACATCCGCAGCATCCGCGCCGCCGTGCCGGAGCTGGGCCTCGAGTCGTTCGTCCACGGCGCGCTCTGTATCTCGTACTCCGGCCAGTGCTACATGTCGGGGATGATCTCGGAACGCAGCGCCAACCGCGGCTCGTGCGCGCAGTCGTGCCGCAAGGACTACGTGCTCACCGACGTCGCCAACGGCGCGGAACTCGATCGGGGCTACCTGATCTCGGCCCGCGACCTCGCGGCCTACGAACATCTGCCCGAGATCGCCGACAGCGGCATCGCCTGCCTCAAGGTGGAGGGACGGAAGAAGAAGCCGGAGTACGTGGCCACCGTCACCCGCACCTACCGGGGATTCCTCGACCGCGTGGCCCGGGGCGATCGCACGCCGATCGACGAATCCGAAGTGCAGCCGCTGGTCCAGATCTTCAGCCGCGGCTTCACGGGCGGCATGTTCGGTGGGCGCGCCGGCAAGGACTACGTCACGCGCACCCAGCCCGATAACCGCGGCGCGCTGCTCGGCACCGTGGTCGACGTGGAGCGCGGTGAGGTGATCGTCGAGCTCTCCACGCCGCTGCAGGTGGGAGACGGCGTGGGATTCGAGGCGCCCGACGGGCTGGGCGGCGCATCGGTGGGCGGCACGGTGAGCGCGCTGCGCACGCTGTCCTCCGGCGGCACCGTGCGCCAGGCCATCTCGCCGCGCTTCCGCGTGGAGCCCGGCTGGAAGGTGCTGCGCACGTCGGAGGCCGCGTTGCTGGCCCAGGCGCGCGCGTCGTTCAGCGCCCTGCCGTCGCACATCCGCGCGCACAAGGCCCGCCTCGACGTGCGGCTGTTCGGCACGGCGGGATCGCCCCTCAAGGCCACGTTCGCCGCCGGCGGCGAATCCGTCACCGTGCAGAGCGAAGCCACGCTCTCGCCGGCCACCAAGCGTCCGCTCGACAGCGCCGTTCTGCGCGAACAGCTGGGCCGGCTGGGCGACACGCCGTTCGCGCTCACCCGGCTCGACAGCGGCGGGCTGGCGTCCGGACTGTTCATCCCGGTGAGCGAGCTCAATCACCTGCGCCAACGCGCCGTGGACGAGTTGCTGCGCCGCCGCAACTGGGCGCTCGAAGCGGCGCACGCCGAACGACGCGCGAACGTCGAACGCGCGACGCAGGACGTGGACGCCGGCACCGCGCCGGACGCGGCGGCCTCGACCCCGCCGGCGTACCGGTTGCTGGCCGAGGTCTACGATCTCGACGACGCGGCGGCAGCCGCCGATGCGGGCGCCACCGAGATCGTGCTCGATCCGTTCCTGCGGCATCCGGCGCCCGCGCTGTCGCAGGTGAAGACGCTGGCCCAGACGCTCTCCGCGCGCGGCGTCTCGCTCCGGCTGCGCGCGCCGACGATCGTGCGCCCCGAGGACCGCCGCGCCATCCAGAAGTGGCTCGACCTGGGGCTCCCGGTGCAGACGGGCCACCTGGGGCTCGTCGCCGAACTTTCCCGCCAGGGCCGCGACGTGACGGCCGACTATGCGGTGAACGTGATGAACGCGCACACGGCGGCCGAGATCTTCCGGCTGGGGGCGCGACGCCTCACCGCGTCCATCGAACTCACGGCGGACGAGATCCGCGATCTGGTGGCGCCGTGGGCGGGCCGGGGGTTCGACGTGCTGGTGTACGGGCGGCCGGAGGGCATGACACTCGAGCACTGCGTGCTGTCGGCGGCGTTCGATCGCGAGCCCACCACCTGTCGCGATCTGTGCGTCCAGAAGCATCCCAACGTGCAGCTCACCGATCCCACCGGATACGCGTTCCCGGTGGCCACCGATTCGGCGTGCCGCAACCGGCTCCTGCACTCGCGGCCCGTGGAGGGGTCCGAGTTCATGCCGCGCTTGTGGGACGCCGGGGTCCGCGGCTACCGGGCGGTGTTCAACGTGCCGGGCGATCGCGTGGCCGAGATCGTGGCGGGCTATCGGGAATCGCTCGAGGGGCTGGCGCGGGGCGAACGCGCCCGTCCGTCTCGCGTGCGCGAACTGGTGGGCGGCGCGTTCACTCGCGGGCATTTCGCGCGTGCGGTGTAA
- the meaB gene encoding methylmalonyl Co-A mutase-associated GTPase MeaB, whose translation MTASAAPASQHALLRDFAAGRPAALARAVSIVENHRAGFDQLLATWQPRLGRARRVGLTGPPGAGKSTLTALMVQAYRAEGLTVGVVAVDPTSPFTGGALLGDRIRMESVALDPGVFIRSMATRGSLGGLAATTSEVADVLDAFGVDRILIETVGVGQSELDISRIADSSVVVLVPESGDSIQTLKAGLMEIADVFVVNKADRPGADRLRNELELMLGLRGGHTLKHVPAHHGVDLSRMNPARLAREAAREAEPERWTPPVLRTVAAKGEGTTELLDALERHVHYLEQSGELRTRRRRRLRDRVMGVVETRVRDRLWRDAATIAWLDEQLPALETGRTNPFAVADALLARSGTLLTQVTR comes from the coding sequence ATGACCGCGTCCGCCGCCCCCGCCTCCCAGCACGCGCTGCTCCGCGATTTCGCGGCCGGCCGCCCCGCCGCCCTCGCGCGCGCCGTGAGCATCGTCGAGAACCATCGGGCCGGGTTCGATCAACTGCTCGCCACCTGGCAGCCGCGCTTGGGGCGCGCCCGCAGGGTGGGGCTCACCGGTCCGCCCGGCGCCGGCAAGAGCACGCTCACCGCGCTCATGGTGCAGGCGTATCGCGCCGAGGGACTCACCGTCGGGGTCGTGGCGGTGGATCCCACGTCGCCGTTCACCGGCGGCGCGCTCCTCGGGGACCGCATCCGCATGGAGTCGGTGGCGCTCGACCCAGGAGTGTTCATCCGCTCCATGGCCACCCGCGGATCGCTCGGCGGGCTCGCCGCCACGACGAGCGAGGTAGCCGATGTGCTCGATGCGTTCGGCGTCGATCGCATTCTCATCGAGACCGTGGGCGTGGGCCAGAGCGAACTCGACATCTCGCGCATCGCCGACTCGAGCGTGGTGGTGCTCGTGCCCGAGTCGGGCGATTCCATCCAGACGCTCAAGGCCGGGCTCATGGAGATTGCCGACGTGTTCGTGGTGAACAAGGCCGACCGTCCGGGCGCCGACCGGCTGCGCAACGAACTCGAGTTGATGCTGGGCCTGCGCGGCGGGCACACGCTGAAACACGTGCCGGCGCACCACGGCGTGGATCTGTCGCGCATGAACCCGGCCCGCCTGGCGCGGGAGGCGGCGCGCGAGGCGGAACCCGAACGCTGGACGCCGCCCGTTTTGCGCACGGTGGCGGCCAAGGGCGAGGGCACGACCGAGCTCCTCGACGCACTGGAGCGCCACGTTCATTATCTTGAGCAGAGCGGCGAGTTGCGAACGCGGCGGCGCCGGCGGTTGCGGGACCGGGTCATGGGCGTGGTCGAGACGCGGGTCCGCGACCGGCTCTGGCGCGACGCCGCGACCATCGCGTGGCTGGACGAACAGTTGCCGGCGCTCGAGACCGGACGGACGAATCCCTTTGCCGTGGCCGACGCGCTGCTCGCCCGGAGTGGAACCCTTCTGACGCAGGTGACGCGATGA
- a CDS encoding cobalamin B12-binding domain-containing protein, translating into MRPIRVLVAKPGLDGHDRGAKVVAAALRDAGMEVIYTGLHQTPEMIANAAVQEDVDVVGLSILSGAHMTLFPRVKALLHEHGRDDILVTGGGIIPREDMDALRAQGVGQLFGPGTRTSDLVDYIRAWFEERSRQEA; encoded by the coding sequence ATGCGCCCCATTCGAGTTCTCGTCGCCAAACCCGGTCTCGACGGTCATGACCGCGGCGCCAAGGTCGTCGCCGCGGCGCTCCGGGACGCCGGCATGGAAGTGATCTACACCGGGCTGCACCAGACTCCGGAGATGATCGCCAACGCCGCCGTCCAGGAGGATGTGGACGTCGTGGGCCTGTCGATCCTCAGCGGCGCCCACATGACGCTCTTCCCGCGCGTCAAGGCACTGCTGCACGAACACGGGCGCGACGACATCCTCGTCACGGGCGGCGGGATCATTCCCCGCGAGGACATGGACGCGCTGCGCGCCCAGGGCGTGGGGCAGCTGTTCGGTCCCGGAACGCGAACCTCGGACCTCGTGGACTATATCCGCGCCTGGTTCGAAGAGCGGTCCCGGCAGGAAGCGTGA
- a CDS encoding acyclic terpene utilization AtuA family protein, with translation MTRIVRVASGQGFWGDWLEAPRRQVEGGPVDYLMLDYLAEVTMSILQKQKERDPNMGYARDFVGAMESVLPAVIARGVRVIANAGGVNPPACAAAIRAAAGKAGAAGKLHVGVVTGDDLLPRLDQLMADGHALAHMETGAPLASVRDRVLSANAYIGSTPIVEALRRGANVVVTGRSTDTALTMAPLRFEFGWGDTDWNRLAAGIIAGHIIECGAQCSGGNCLHDWRSIPDLANVGYPIVEGHEDGTFVVTKHPGTGGRIDVPSVSEQLVYEMGDPHSYITPDVIADFSSIRLEQAGENRVRVFGIQGRAPTDKLKVSIAYRDGYKAVGSLVYVWPDALEKAELADRVLRERLDRLGLRFDHILTEFVGASATHGRLAGDAGRNAPEVQFRIGVRGQDRAAVERFTREIVPLVLNGPPSVTGFAAGRPKVEEIVAYWPALIDKTVVQTAVEIL, from the coding sequence ATGACTCGCATCGTGCGTGTAGCCTCCGGACAGGGCTTCTGGGGCGATTGGCTGGAAGCCCCGCGCCGCCAGGTCGAGGGCGGTCCGGTGGACTACCTGATGCTCGATTACCTGGCCGAGGTCACGATGTCCATTCTGCAGAAGCAGAAGGAACGTGACCCGAACATGGGCTACGCCCGCGACTTCGTGGGCGCCATGGAGAGCGTGCTCCCCGCGGTCATCGCGCGCGGCGTGCGCGTGATCGCCAACGCCGGCGGCGTGAACCCGCCCGCCTGCGCCGCCGCCATCCGCGCCGCGGCCGGCAAGGCCGGCGCCGCCGGCAAGCTCCACGTGGGCGTGGTCACCGGCGACGACCTGCTGCCGCGCCTCGACCAGTTGATGGCCGACGGACACGCCCTGGCCCACATGGAGACCGGGGCCCCGCTGGCCTCCGTCCGCGACCGCGTGTTATCCGCGAACGCATATATCGGTTCGACGCCGATCGTCGAGGCGCTGCGCCGCGGCGCCAACGTCGTCGTCACCGGACGGTCCACCGACACCGCGCTCACCATGGCGCCGCTCCGCTTCGAGTTCGGCTGGGGCGACACCGACTGGAACCGGCTCGCCGCCGGCATCATCGCCGGCCACATCATCGAGTGCGGCGCCCAGTGCTCCGGCGGCAACTGCCTCCACGACTGGCGGTCCATCCCCGATCTCGCCAACGTGGGCTACCCGATCGTCGAGGGCCACGAGGACGGCACCTTCGTCGTCACCAAGCACCCGGGCACCGGCGGCCGCATCGACGTGCCCTCGGTGAGCGAGCAGCTGGTGTACGAAATGGGCGACCCGCACTCGTACATCACCCCCGACGTGATCGCCGACTTCTCGTCCATTCGCCTGGAACAGGCCGGCGAGAACCGCGTGCGCGTGTTCGGCATCCAGGGACGCGCCCCCACCGACAAGCTCAAGGTCTCGATCGCCTACCGCGACGGCTACAAGGCGGTCGGCTCGCTGGTGTACGTCTGGCCCGACGCGCTCGAGAAAGCCGAGCTCGCCGATCGCGTGCTCCGCGAACGGCTCGACCGCCTGGGGCTGCGCTTCGACCACATCCTCACCGAGTTCGTGGGCGCGTCGGCCACCCACGGCCGCCTGGCCGGCGACGCGGGCAGGAACGCGCCCGAGGTGCAGTTCCGCATCGGGGTGCGCGGGCAGGACCGCGCCGCGGTCGAGCGGTTCACCCGCGAGATCGTCCCGCTGGTGCTCAATGGACCGCCCAGCGTCACCGGCTTCGCCGCCGGACGGCCCAAGGTCGAGGAGATCGTCGCCTACTGGCCGGCCCTCATCGACAAGACCGTGGTCCAGACCGCGGTGGAGATCCTCTGA
- a CDS encoding methyltransferase domain-containing protein, which produces MFTPDRARKDVTRVIELLGLPVGARLLDVPCGQGRHAHPLAEAGFRVDGLDYSRALLHHARARGTGPSLRYHQGDMRQLPARWTACFDAVVNLFTSFGFFIDPADDARTLHEFARVLKPGGTLLWHGGSRDGVMARFLTRDWWRTADGTLVAQERSFDSLSGVLTVVSTWYGPQGTGEREHRIRLYTPSALAALMADAGLVVEESYDGWTDRPLTRRSSEMLLVARKRELPRRRRAR; this is translated from the coding sequence ATCTTCACCCCGGACCGGGCCCGCAAGGACGTCACCCGCGTCATCGAACTGCTGGGCCTCCCGGTGGGGGCGCGCCTGCTCGATGTCCCCTGCGGGCAGGGCCGGCACGCGCATCCGCTGGCCGAGGCCGGGTTCCGCGTGGACGGGCTGGATTACTCGCGCGCATTGCTGCACCACGCCCGCGCCCGCGGCACCGGGCCGTCGCTGCGCTACCACCAGGGCGACATGCGGCAGCTGCCGGCTCGCTGGACGGCCTGCTTCGATGCCGTGGTGAACCTCTTCACGTCGTTCGGGTTCTTCATCGACCCGGCGGATGACGCCCGGACCCTGCATGAGTTTGCCCGTGTGCTCAAGCCGGGCGGCACGCTGCTCTGGCACGGAGGCAGCCGGGATGGGGTCATGGCCCGGTTCCTGACGCGGGACTGGTGGCGCACCGCCGACGGCACGCTGGTGGCGCAGGAGCGCTCCTTCGACTCGCTGTCCGGCGTGCTCACCGTGGTCTCCACCTGGTACGGCCCGCAGGGCACGGGTGAGCGGGAGCATCGCATCCGGCTGTACACGCCGTCGGCGCTGGCCGCGCTCATGGCCGACGCCGGGCTGGTGGTGGAGGAGTCCTACGACGGGTGGACCGACCGCCCCCTCACCCGGCGATCCAGCGAGATGCTGCTCGTGGCCCGCAAGCGCGAGTTGCCCCGGCGGCGACGCGCCCGCTAG
- a CDS encoding methylmalonyl-CoA mutase family protein, which translates to MTSTRGLPDTMAEQRAELDLLRAEVEQWRARYARGEMRDVAFVNSATEVAPLYTPLDVAGGGEPDLGVPGAFPFTRGIHPTGYRGKLWTMRQFAGFGSAEDTNARFKFLLEHGQTGLSTAFDFPTLMGYDSDHPRSLGEVGKTGVAISSLADMEVLFDGIPLDQVSTSMTINGPAIILWAFYIAAAEKQGVSSEQLRGTIQNDILKEYMAQHAWCFPVEPALRLIVDCFEWGSRHAPLWNTISISGYHIREAGSTAAQELAFTLADGFTYVERGIARGLDVDDFSRRLSFFWDIHNDFFEEIAKLRAARRIWARHMKERFGAKDPRAWMMRFHSQTAGVTLTAQQPMNNVVRVAYQALAAVLGGTQSLHTNSMDETLALPTEEAVQVALRTQQILAYETGVPNVLDPLGGSYYVEALTDQMEREAEALFIEIDAMGGVVRALETGWLQRKIAESAARQQWEIEQHRRAVVGVNEFVTDEPELTIPVLKVGRDAERRQQERMARLRAERDDARCTAALHALREAARGTQNLMPLILDCARAYCTLYEIRAAMEEVFGAYREPVFF; encoded by the coding sequence ATGACGTCCACGCGAGGATTGCCCGATACGATGGCCGAGCAGCGCGCCGAGCTCGACCTGCTGCGCGCCGAAGTGGAGCAGTGGCGGGCCCGCTACGCGCGCGGCGAGATGCGCGATGTCGCGTTCGTGAATTCGGCCACCGAGGTCGCGCCGCTGTACACGCCGCTCGACGTTGCCGGCGGCGGCGAGCCGGACCTCGGCGTGCCGGGCGCGTTCCCGTTCACCCGCGGCATCCACCCCACGGGCTATCGCGGCAAGCTGTGGACCATGCGCCAGTTCGCCGGGTTCGGCAGCGCCGAGGACACGAACGCACGGTTCAAGTTCCTGCTCGAACATGGGCAGACGGGGCTGTCCACGGCGTTCGACTTCCCGACGCTGATGGGGTACGACTCCGACCACCCGCGGTCGCTGGGCGAGGTGGGAAAGACCGGCGTCGCCATCTCCAGCCTGGCCGACATGGAGGTGCTGTTCGACGGCATCCCGTTGGACCAGGTCTCGACGTCGATGACGATCAACGGACCGGCGATCATCCTCTGGGCGTTCTACATCGCGGCGGCCGAGAAGCAGGGCGTGTCGTCGGAGCAGCTGCGCGGGACGATCCAGAACGACATCCTCAAGGAGTACATGGCGCAGCACGCGTGGTGCTTCCCGGTGGAGCCGGCGTTGCGGCTCATCGTGGATTGCTTCGAGTGGGGATCGCGCCACGCGCCGCTCTGGAACACGATCTCGATCTCCGGCTACCACATCCGCGAAGCGGGCTCCACGGCGGCGCAGGAGCTGGCGTTCACGCTGGCCGACGGCTTCACGTACGTGGAACGGGGCATCGCCCGCGGGCTCGACGTGGACGATTTCTCGCGGCGGCTGTCGTTCTTCTGGGATATCCACAACGATTTCTTCGAGGAGATCGCCAAGCTCCGCGCGGCGCGCCGCATCTGGGCGCGGCACATGAAGGAGCGCTTCGGCGCCAAGGATCCGCGGGCGTGGATGATGCGCTTCCATTCCCAGACGGCCGGCGTCACCCTCACCGCGCAGCAGCCCATGAACAACGTGGTGCGCGTGGCGTACCAGGCGCTGGCCGCCGTGCTCGGCGGCACGCAGTCGCTGCACACGAATTCCATGGACGAGACGCTCGCGCTGCCCACGGAAGAGGCGGTGCAGGTGGCCCTGCGCACCCAGCAGATCCTGGCGTACGAGACCGGCGTGCCGAACGTCCTCGATCCGCTGGGCGGATCGTACTACGTGGAGGCGCTCACCGACCAGATGGAACGCGAGGCCGAGGCGCTGTTCATCGAGATCGACGCCATGGGCGGCGTGGTGCGCGCCCTCGAGACGGGGTGGCTGCAGCGCAAGATCGCCGAGTCGGCGGCCCGCCAGCAGTGGGAGATCGAGCAGCACCGGCGCGCGGTGGTGGGCGTGAACGAGTTCGTGACCGACGAGCCGGAACTCACCATTCCCGTGCTCAAGGTGGGCCGCGACGCGGAGCGCCGGCAGCAGGAGCGCATGGCCCGGCTGCGCGCCGAGCGCGACGACGCCCGGTGCACGGCCGCGCTGCACGCCCTGCGCGAGGCCGCCCGGGGCACGCAGAATCTGATGCCGCTGATCCTCGACTGCGCGCGCGCCTACTGCACGCTGTACGAGATCCGTGCCGCCATGGAAGAAGTGTTCGGCGCCTATCGCGAGCCGGTGTTCTTCTGA